One stretch of Bradyrhizobium canariense DNA includes these proteins:
- a CDS encoding D-alanyl-D-alanine carboxypeptidase family protein translates to MAVELPRSRASSSADARLWRGLIAAALAITVGWGSLVHAANHSVQGAAKEEGGFEGDAPTAILIEATSGSVLFEKNADELRAPSSMMKLMTAEVVLHALKQGDIKLTDEYRISENAWRKGGAPSGTSTMFAALNSKVSVDDLLHGAIIQSGNDACIALAEGMAGNEQSFAADMMTKRARELGLTQSTFANSNGLPDPGNKMTVRELAKLARYIMLTYPESYKLFGEKEFTWNKIRQLNRNPLLTSLEGADGLKTGYTKEGGYGMVGSAVQNGIRLIVVVNGLEDSEDRASEAKKMLEWGFRNFEVKTLFAAQQPIGYAKVFGGDSGSVKLSSPEPVKVMVQKNGNDKLIARIVYNGPVRAPIAPGQQVGVVKVWRNANIAVETPIYTSEAIGKGSTMRRAVDGVSELVIGMFRAGAEKL, encoded by the coding sequence ATGGCAGTCGAACTACCACGCTCCCGCGCATCAAGCTCCGCCGACGCCCGCCTTTGGCGCGGCCTGATTGCAGCTGCCCTCGCGATAACGGTCGGCTGGGGCAGCCTGGTACACGCCGCCAACCACAGCGTGCAGGGTGCCGCGAAAGAGGAGGGCGGTTTCGAGGGGGACGCGCCGACCGCGATCCTGATCGAAGCCACCAGCGGCAGCGTGCTGTTCGAGAAGAACGCCGACGAGCTGCGCGCGCCGTCCAGCATGATGAAGCTGATGACCGCCGAAGTGGTTCTGCACGCGCTCAAGCAGGGCGACATCAAACTGACCGACGAATACCGGATCAGCGAGAATGCCTGGCGCAAGGGCGGCGCCCCCTCGGGCACCTCGACCATGTTTGCAGCCCTCAACAGCAAGGTTTCGGTCGACGATCTCTTGCACGGCGCCATCATCCAGAGCGGCAACGACGCCTGTATCGCGCTGGCGGAGGGGATGGCCGGCAACGAGCAGAGCTTCGCCGCTGATATGATGACCAAACGCGCCCGCGAGCTCGGCCTGACCCAATCGACCTTCGCCAATTCCAACGGTCTGCCCGATCCCGGCAACAAGATGACCGTGCGCGAACTGGCCAAGCTGGCGCGTTACATCATGCTGACCTATCCGGAATCCTACAAATTATTCGGCGAGAAGGAATTCACCTGGAACAAGATCCGGCAGCTGAACCGCAACCCGCTATTGACGTCGCTCGAAGGCGCCGATGGGCTCAAGACCGGCTACACCAAAGAGGGCGGCTACGGCATGGTCGGCTCGGCCGTGCAGAACGGGATACGGCTGATCGTCGTCGTCAACGGGCTTGAGGATTCCGAAGACCGTGCGTCCGAAGCCAAGAAAATGCTTGAATGGGGATTCCGTAATTTCGAAGTGAAAACCCTGTTCGCGGCGCAGCAACCGATCGGCTATGCCAAGGTGTTCGGCGGCGACAGCGGCTCGGTCAAGCTCTCCAGTCCCGAACCGGTCAAGGTGATGGTGCAAAAGAATGGAAACGATAAATTGATCGCGCGCATCGTCTATAACGGACCGGTGCGTGCGCCGATCGCGCCCGGTCAGCAAGTTGGCGTGGTCAAGGTCTGGCGAAACGCCAATATCGCCGTGGAGACGCCGATTTACACGTCAGAAGCGATCGGCAAGGGATCGACGATGCGGCGGGCGGTGGACGGTGTGAGCGAACTCGTGATCGGAATGTTTCGCGCGGGCGCCGAGAAGCTCTGA
- a CDS encoding glycosyltransferase family 2 protein, protein MSSPRPARRLTIVVPALNEQEKIADTIDGILPLARDLLDDFEIILIDDGSTDATGAIMDGFAAQEPRVVVVHHAQRQGVGAAFKSALLRAKFDGITLIPGDHAFQNEGIARMFKAAGAADIVITYRDNQSDRSLNRSIQSHSLRFVLNCMFGFWLFDYHSMIIYPVRWLRQIPVKADGYGYQICALISLLQLGLTHVQVPVSLNAELKGSSRALRPRTYYELGITIISLLRRVPIRNIDAGQIPAHTGRTTPR, encoded by the coding sequence ATGTCATCTCCTAGGCCGGCCAGAAGGCTTACGATCGTCGTTCCGGCTCTCAATGAGCAAGAGAAGATTGCCGACACGATAGATGGCATCTTGCCACTTGCCCGCGATTTGCTCGACGACTTTGAAATCATCCTGATCGACGATGGAAGTACCGACGCCACGGGGGCGATCATGGATGGTTTTGCAGCCCAGGAGCCGCGCGTTGTGGTCGTTCATCACGCGCAACGGCAAGGGGTCGGCGCGGCCTTCAAGTCCGCCTTGTTACGGGCGAAGTTTGACGGGATCACCCTGATCCCCGGCGATCACGCCTTTCAAAACGAAGGCATTGCCAGAATGTTCAAGGCGGCAGGCGCCGCCGATATCGTGATCACCTATCGTGACAATCAGTCGGACCGCTCGCTCAATCGCTCGATACAGTCGCATTCGCTTCGATTTGTTCTGAACTGCATGTTCGGTTTCTGGCTGTTCGACTATCACAGCATGATTATCTATCCGGTAAGATGGCTGCGGCAGATACCCGTCAAGGCCGACGGCTATGGTTATCAGATCTGCGCGTTGATCTCGCTGTTACAGCTCGGTCTCACCCACGTACAGGTTCCGGTCAGCCTGAACGCGGAACTGAAGGGCTCCTCACGAGCGCTGCGTCCGCGCACTTATTACGAGCTTGGCATCACCATCATCTCCCTGCTCCGTCGTGTTCCGATCCGCAACATCGATGCCGGTCAAATTCCTGCTCATACCGGACGGACGACTCCGCGTTAG
- a CDS encoding DNA polymerase III subunit delta', with protein MSARQTEPQIAVQHPRETACLFGHREAEMALLNAYRSGRIPHAWLIGGAQGIGKATLAYRTARFVLTHRNPLATDVQRAETLEVDPADSVARHVAAGAHGGLLTLERTVNDKGAMRTVITVDETRETISFFGSTAAVDGWRVCIVDTVDELNPNAANALLKVLEEPPQRSLFLLVSHAPARVLPTILSRCRKLMLRPLATDDVIRAAAQAASIAIDDPALAEAAEAAEGSIARALTLLGGDALKLQQRTAVLLAMLPRLDARELHALGDSLGGSDRVALTAFIDSVDRWVSERLRADVNANANLPRLARLAEVWEKINRAARDAEAYNLERKPLVFSVFGLLAEATQ; from the coding sequence ATGAGCGCACGCCAGACCGAACCCCAGATCGCCGTTCAGCATCCGCGCGAAACCGCCTGTTTATTCGGACATCGCGAAGCCGAGATGGCGCTGTTAAACGCCTATCGCAGCGGGCGTATCCCGCACGCCTGGCTGATCGGCGGCGCACAGGGCATCGGCAAGGCGACGTTGGCCTATCGCACGGCCAGATTCGTGCTCACGCATCGCAATCCGCTAGCGACCGACGTGCAACGCGCCGAAACGCTTGAGGTCGATCCGGCTGATTCCGTCGCGCGCCACGTTGCGGCAGGCGCGCATGGCGGCCTGCTGACACTGGAGCGCACGGTCAATGACAAGGGCGCGATGCGGACCGTCATCACCGTCGACGAGACCCGGGAGACCATTTCGTTCTTCGGATCGACCGCGGCGGTGGATGGCTGGCGGGTCTGCATTGTCGACACCGTCGATGAACTCAATCCCAATGCGGCCAATGCGTTGCTGAAGGTGCTTGAGGAGCCGCCGCAACGGTCGCTGTTCCTGCTCGTCAGCCACGCGCCGGCGCGGGTTCTGCCGACCATTCTCTCGCGCTGCCGAAAGCTGATGTTACGCCCGCTGGCCACGGACGATGTGATCCGCGCCGCCGCTCAAGCCGCCAGCATCGCGATCGATGACCCTGCGCTGGCCGAGGCGGCCGAGGCCGCGGAAGGGAGCATCGCGCGTGCGCTGACATTGCTTGGCGGCGACGCCCTCAAACTTCAGCAGCGGACCGCGGTGCTGTTGGCGATGCTGCCGCGCCTCGACGCGCGTGAACTGCATGCGCTGGGCGACTCGCTCGGCGGCAGCGACCGGGTTGCGCTTACAGCCTTTATCGATAGCGTCGATCGCTGGGTCAGCGAGCGCCTGCGTGCCGACGTCAATGCCAATGCGAACCTGCCCCGCCTTGCACGACTGGCGGAGGTATGGGAAAAGATCAATCGCGCCGCGCGCGATGCCGAAGCTTATAATCTTGAACGAAAGCCGCTGGTTTTCTCGGTGTTCGGGCTGCTTGCGGAAGCAACGCAGTAA
- a CDS encoding tyrosine-type recombinase/integrase produces the protein MKMDQDHHVPLTDPALAILEKMRDGSQRELIFPNPEGGMFSENAMLAVLDRMGYGHVTVHGFRSTFATWAEECTDYPDGVREAALAHKYKSETTAAYQRGQRLEKRHALMRDWANYLLASNVVPMRTVG, from the coding sequence ATGAAAATGGATCAGGACCATCATGTCCCGCTCACGGATCCAGCACTGGCTATTCTCGAAAAGATGCGTGACGGCAGCCAGCGCGAATTGATTTTCCCGAACCCCGAAGGCGGAATGTTTTCGGAAAACGCCATGCTCGCCGTCCTCGATCGCATGGGTTATGGCCACGTTACGGTGCACGGCTTCCGGTCGACCTTCGCCACCTGGGCCGAGGAATGCACGGACTATCCCGATGGCGTGCGAGAGGCGGCGCTTGCGCACAAGTACAAGAGCGAGACCACGGCGGCCTACCAGCGCGGCCAGAGGCTGGAAAAGCGTCACGCGCTGATGCGCGATTGGGCGAATTATCTGCTGGCCTCGAACGTGGTTCCGATGCGCACGGTCGGCTGA
- a CDS encoding septal ring lytic transglycosylase RlpA family protein — MGIRTSDRMVRAARGTAAVAACLLVANCASSNKFASRLDPQYGVSSSPRVVAFGDPVPKGGGTYRVGKPYTVAGRVYVPEEDVNYREEGLASWYGDDFHGRLTANGEVFDMGALTAAHPTLPMPCYARVTNLGNGKSLIVRVNDRGPYHGNRLIDVSNKAAELLEFKGNGVAHVRVEYVGRAPLEGSDDRLLIATLRTGAPAPSPSLVRVASARSFVPEALSSGRAIRGEVPMPEGRPYSLGSTPADQASINATSEMSASARRRSSGRALDNPREVSYENDERYAPDVRSVAAYAPTDSRGPSEILAGRGLY; from the coding sequence ATGGGGATTCGAACGTCAGATCGGATGGTCCGTGCGGCGCGCGGTACTGCAGCCGTCGCGGCCTGTCTCCTCGTCGCCAACTGCGCTTCCTCGAACAAGTTTGCCAGCCGGCTCGACCCCCAATACGGCGTTTCATCTAGCCCCCGGGTGGTCGCCTTCGGCGACCCCGTGCCCAAGGGCGGGGGCACCTACCGAGTCGGCAAGCCCTACACCGTTGCCGGCCGCGTTTACGTGCCTGAGGAGGACGTCAACTACCGCGAAGAAGGCTTGGCGTCCTGGTACGGCGACGACTTCCATGGCCGGCTGACCGCCAATGGCGAAGTATTTGATATGGGCGCGCTCACGGCCGCGCATCCGACCCTCCCGATGCCGTGCTACGCACGCGTGACCAATCTCGGCAATGGCAAATCGCTGATTGTGCGGGTCAATGACCGCGGGCCATATCACGGTAATCGCCTGATCGACGTCTCGAACAAGGCTGCCGAACTGCTTGAATTCAAAGGCAATGGCGTCGCGCACGTTCGGGTGGAATATGTCGGCCGTGCGCCGCTCGAAGGCTCTGATGACCGTCTCTTGATAGCGACCTTGCGCACTGGCGCGCCGGCGCCATCGCCGTCTCTGGTCCGGGTTGCTTCCGCCCGTTCGTTCGTGCCGGAAGCGCTATCCTCTGGCCGCGCGATCCGCGGCGAGGTCCCGATGCCGGAAGGCCGCCCTTACAGCCTGGGCAGTACGCCGGCGGACCAGGCCTCGATCAACGCGACATCCGAAATGTCCGCCTCTGCCCGCAGGCGTTCCAGCGGCCGCGCCCTCGATAATCCGCGCGAGGTATCCTACGAAAACGATGAGCGTTATGCGCCGGATGTCAGGTCGGTCGCCGCCTATGCGCCGACTGATTCGCGCGGACCGAGCGAGATACTTGCCGGCCGCGGGCTCTATTGA
- a CDS encoding alpha/beta fold hydrolase: protein MTSSRTISANGIEIFLLEQGEGPLVLLCHGWPELSYSWRHQIPAIAAAGYHVVAPDMRGFGQTSAPSDIGAYTVFDHVGDMVALVAALDEKQAVIIGHDWGAPVAWHAAMFRPDIFVAVAGLSVPPPSRGRGRPLDTLRESGITNFYWQYFQTPGVAEREFERDIALTMRTLLGRGFSDPAASLFVEEGKGFLGDARFDRPLPRWLNEADLAYFTAAYQKSGFRGGLNWYRNIDRNWELTAPWQGAQIVQPSLFIAGSKDAVITGLIGAKRLADMERVVPNLKRKLIVDGAGHWIQQQRADEVNAALIAFLEENAGSASAQ, encoded by the coding sequence ATGACATCCTCACGCACCATCTCCGCCAACGGGATCGAGATATTCCTGCTCGAGCAAGGCGAAGGCCCACTCGTGCTGCTTTGCCACGGCTGGCCGGAATTGTCCTATTCCTGGCGGCATCAGATCCCGGCGATTGCGGCTGCGGGATACCATGTGGTTGCCCCGGATATGCGGGGCTTTGGCCAAACCAGCGCGCCGTCCGATATCGGTGCATACACTGTCTTCGATCATGTCGGGGATATGGTCGCTCTCGTTGCCGCGCTTGACGAAAAGCAGGCCGTCATCATCGGCCACGACTGGGGAGCACCGGTCGCCTGGCATGCCGCGATGTTTCGTCCCGATATCTTCGTTGCTGTCGCAGGGTTGAGCGTCCCCCCACCGTCGCGAGGGCGTGGCCGCCCGCTCGATACCCTGCGTGAAAGCGGAATCACCAACTTCTATTGGCAGTATTTCCAGACCCCTGGTGTCGCCGAGCGCGAGTTCGAGCGCGATATCGCGCTGACGATGCGAACGCTGCTGGGGCGTGGATTTTCCGATCCAGCGGCTTCGTTGTTCGTCGAGGAGGGTAAGGGATTTCTTGGCGATGCCAGATTTGATCGGCCGCTTCCAAGGTGGCTCAACGAAGCCGACCTCGCCTATTTTACGGCGGCCTATCAGAAGTCCGGCTTCCGCGGCGGTCTCAACTGGTACCGCAACATCGACCGCAACTGGGAACTGACCGCGCCATGGCAAGGCGCCCAAATCGTTCAGCCGTCACTGTTCATCGCGGGATCAAAGGATGCCGTCATCACCGGCCTGATCGGCGCCAAGCGCCTCGCGGACATGGAGCGGGTGGTGCCCAACCTGAAACGAAAGCTGATCGTCGACGGGGCCGGCCACTGGATCCAGCAGCAACGCGCCGACGAGGTCAACGCGGCCTTGATCGCCTTTCTGGAGGAGAATGCCGGTTCGGCCAGCGCTCAATAG
- a CDS encoding Arm DNA-binding domain-containing protein: MSSVDGFDRRNTWLESSNQVARQIAPSKYPDGDGLSLIVAGRTSRNWSYRYWINGKERWHGLGR, from the coding sequence GTGAGTTCGGTGGACGGCTTTGATCGGAGAAACACCTGGCTGGAAAGCTCAAACCAAGTCGCTCGTCAGATCGCGCCCAGCAAATATCCTGACGGCGACGGGCTCTCCCTCATCGTCGCGGGCCGGACCTCGCGTAACTGGTCGTACCGGTACTGGATCAATGGCAAGGAACGCTGGCACGGCCTGGGTCGCTGA
- a CDS encoding Gfo/Idh/MocA family protein, producing the protein MTTGIGIIGAGMVGQMCHLANFVTNPACRVVAIADLRPELAAAAATKFGVPRIYRSHREMLGDSEVTGVVVVTRRSATGPIVLDALNSGRHVLSEKPMAYTTAQATILVDAARQRNLVYSVGYMKRHDAGVAQAMLLLERLRRDGSLGRIVRARGWCLGGATGGVPDSFVMTAEQRPDGLELWRDGPDWMPAAMRPGYDTFLNVFSHIINLARYVLGASPTLVESNVAASNAATLTLNFGGIACALELSNAGTGAWREGLEIAFERGALTIELPAPFVAEEARVIFDDGGQISHLSRGHSWSFQRQAEAFVSDIVGNLQPLASGEDSVTDIALAEATWKRHAGD; encoded by the coding sequence TTGACGACGGGCATTGGCATCATCGGCGCGGGCATGGTTGGCCAGATGTGCCACCTCGCCAACTTTGTAACCAATCCAGCATGCCGGGTTGTCGCGATCGCCGATCTTCGCCCGGAATTGGCTGCCGCCGCGGCGACAAAATTCGGCGTTCCACGGATTTATCGCTCGCACCGGGAAATGCTGGGGGATAGCGAGGTGACCGGTGTCGTCGTGGTCACTCGGCGCAGCGCTACCGGCCCAATTGTGCTGGACGCGTTGAACAGCGGCCGGCATGTGCTGTCGGAAAAGCCGATGGCTTATACGACGGCGCAAGCAACTATACTCGTAGATGCCGCCCGGCAGCGAAATCTCGTCTATAGCGTCGGCTACATGAAGCGTCACGACGCCGGCGTGGCACAGGCGATGTTGCTGTTAGAGCGCCTTCGGAGAGACGGATCGCTTGGGCGTATCGTCCGTGCTCGCGGGTGGTGCTTGGGCGGAGCCACGGGAGGAGTGCCCGACAGCTTCGTTATGACCGCGGAACAGCGTCCAGACGGACTTGAGCTTTGGCGAGATGGCCCGGACTGGATGCCGGCAGCCATGCGGCCGGGCTACGATACCTTTTTGAACGTCTTCAGTCACATCATCAATCTTGCACGTTACGTGCTGGGCGCGTCGCCTACGCTCGTGGAAAGCAACGTGGCGGCTTCCAACGCTGCAACGTTGACCCTCAATTTCGGCGGTATTGCTTGTGCCTTGGAATTATCCAACGCAGGCACCGGTGCTTGGCGGGAGGGTCTCGAGATCGCCTTCGAACGCGGCGCGTTGACCATTGAGTTGCCTGCGCCCTTCGTTGCGGAAGAAGCACGGGTGATATTCGATGATGGCGGGCAGATCTCGCACCTGTCGCGCGGCCATAGCTGGTCATTCCAACGACAGGCCGAAGCGTTCGTGTCGGATATCGTTGGCAACTTACAACCGTTGGCATCCGGCGAAGATTCGGTCACCGACATCGCGCTTGCAGAGGCGACCTGGAAACGGCACGCCGGCGACTAG
- the tmk gene encoding dTMP kinase, which translates to MAEAAVKRSPGRGRFITFEGGEGSGKSTQIKTLAERLNAAKLRILVTREPGGSPGAEIIRHLVLSGMGKLLGPDAETLLFAAARDDHVRTVIQPALNQGTWVLCDRFSDSTRVYQGRLGHVSPEVLNAMERVTIGDLKPDLTIILDVPVEVGMQRAAARRGTGAPDRFEAEDVRFHQELREGYRQIAASEPQRCVLIDANADPATVAANIWAVVRDRLFAVNAGNAVNSA; encoded by the coding sequence ATGGCCGAGGCAGCGGTCAAACGATCTCCCGGACGCGGACGGTTCATCACGTTTGAAGGCGGTGAGGGATCTGGCAAATCCACGCAGATCAAGACGCTTGCAGAACGTCTCAACGCGGCGAAGTTGCGCATCCTCGTGACCCGCGAGCCGGGTGGATCGCCGGGCGCCGAAATCATCCGGCATCTCGTGTTGTCCGGAATGGGCAAGCTGCTGGGTCCGGACGCGGAAACGCTATTGTTTGCGGCCGCGCGCGATGACCACGTGCGTACCGTGATCCAGCCAGCCTTGAACCAGGGAACATGGGTGCTGTGCGACCGATTCTCCGATTCGACACGCGTCTATCAGGGCAGGCTCGGGCACGTTTCACCTGAGGTCCTCAATGCAATGGAGCGCGTGACCATCGGCGATCTCAAGCCCGATCTGACGATTATTCTGGATGTCCCGGTGGAGGTCGGTATGCAGCGCGCGGCGGCGCGCCGCGGCACCGGCGCGCCCGACCGGTTCGAGGCCGAAGACGTCAGGTTTCATCAGGAGTTGCGCGAGGGATATCGGCAGATCGCAGCAAGCGAGCCACAGCGATGCGTGCTGATCGACGCCAACGCCGATCCCGCCACGGTTGCTGCGAATATCTGGGCCGTCGTGCGCGACCGTTTGTTCGCGGTCAATGCCGGTAACGCGGTCAATTCAGCATGA
- a CDS encoding TatD family hydrolase yields MLIDSHCHLDFPDFADDLDAVVGRAEGAGIKRIVTISTRVRRLNALLEITARFPHVYCSVGTHPHQADEEDGIPAGELIELTRHPKVVALGEAGLDYFYEHGSREAQERGFRTHIAAARATGLPLVIHTREADEDCGRILEDEMAQGSFRAVLHCYTGGRELAMKAIALGLSISFTGILTFKKSQALRDLAAELPADRIMVETDAPYLAPGKFRGKRNEPSYVVETAKVLAETRGVSLEEISRQTTENFFRLFSKVPAAQTAA; encoded by the coding sequence ATGCTGATCGACAGCCATTGCCACCTTGATTTTCCGGATTTTGCCGACGATCTCGACGCCGTTGTCGGGCGCGCCGAGGGTGCCGGGATCAAGCGCATCGTCACCATCTCAACCCGGGTGAGGCGGCTTAACGCGTTGCTGGAGATCACCGCACGCTTTCCACACGTCTATTGCTCGGTCGGCACCCATCCGCATCAGGCCGACGAAGAAGACGGCATTCCCGCCGGCGAACTGATCGAGCTGACAAGACATCCCAAGGTCGTGGCCCTGGGCGAGGCCGGGCTGGACTATTTCTATGAGCACGGCTCCCGCGAGGCCCAGGAGCGCGGCTTTCGTACGCATATCGCAGCCGCGCGCGCAACCGGACTGCCACTGGTCATTCATACCCGTGAAGCAGATGAGGACTGCGGCCGCATCCTCGAAGATGAAATGGCCCAAGGGTCGTTCCGTGCCGTGCTGCATTGTTACACCGGCGGGCGCGAGCTTGCGATGAAAGCAATCGCCCTGGGTCTTTCGATTTCGTTCACGGGGATTCTGACCTTCAAGAAATCGCAAGCCTTGCGCGATCTCGCGGCCGAGCTGCCGGCCGATCGCATCATGGTCGAAACCGACGCGCCATATCTCGCCCCCGGCAAATTCCGCGGCAAACGCAACGAACCGTCTTATGTCGTGGAAACCGCCAAGGTGCTGGCGGAAACGCGCGGCGTTTCGCTGGAGGAGATTTCGCGGCAAACGACCGAGAACTTCTTCCGCCTGTTCAGCAAAGTACCGGCCGCTCAAACGGCCGCATGA
- the metG gene encoding methionine--tRNA ligase has protein sequence MKPAAATARNSYYITTAIAYPNGTPHIGHAYEAIATDALARFQRLDGKDVFFLTGTDEHGLKMIQTAQNEGMSPADLATRNASRFKEMDERLNVSFDRFIRTSEPAHHRSVQTVWNRMQQAGDIYIDAYSGWYSVRDEAYYAEDETTLGEDNVRRGPQGTPVEWVEEKSYFFKLSAYQDKLLALYNDQPDFIGPDSRRNEVMSFVKGGLKDLSISRTTFDWGVKVPNDPEHVMYVWVDALTNYITGVGFPDESAENWHYWPADVHIIGKDIIRFHAVYWPAFLMSAGIPVQKRVYAHGFLFNRGEKMSKSVGNVVDPFNLADQYGVDQMRYFFLREVPFGQDGSYNHEAIVARINADLANDLGNLAQRSLSMIAKQYGGVLPEPGAFSDNDQAILTQADGMIGLARTAMGTQQIHHWLNAVWAVVAEANRYFAGEAPWALAKTDPARQRTVLYVTAEVVRQIAILAQPAMPEASAKLLDILGIPDGNTSRDFAALGARITSGTVLPAPAPVFPRYIEPTDA, from the coding sequence GTGAAGCCTGCGGCTGCAACGGCGCGAAACTCCTACTACATCACGACCGCGATCGCGTATCCGAACGGCACGCCGCATATCGGTCACGCCTATGAGGCGATCGCGACCGATGCCCTGGCGCGCTTCCAGCGGCTCGATGGCAAGGATGTGTTTTTCCTCACCGGCACCGATGAGCATGGTCTGAAGATGATCCAGACCGCGCAGAACGAGGGGATGTCGCCGGCCGATCTGGCCACGCGCAACGCCAGCCGCTTCAAGGAAATGGATGAACGCCTGAACGTTTCGTTCGACCGATTTATCCGCACCTCAGAGCCGGCGCATCATCGTTCGGTTCAGACGGTCTGGAATCGCATGCAGCAGGCCGGCGACATCTACATCGACGCCTATTCCGGCTGGTATTCGGTGCGCGACGAGGCTTACTACGCCGAAGACGAGACCACCCTCGGCGAGGACAATGTACGCCGTGGACCGCAGGGCACGCCGGTCGAGTGGGTCGAGGAGAAGAGCTATTTCTTCAAACTCTCGGCCTATCAGGACAAACTGCTCGCGCTCTACAACGATCAGCCCGATTTCATCGGACCGGACTCACGCCGCAACGAAGTCATGAGCTTCGTGAAAGGCGGGCTGAAGGATCTCTCGATCTCACGCACCACGTTCGATTGGGGGGTCAAGGTGCCGAATGATCCCGAGCACGTGATGTACGTCTGGGTCGACGCATTGACAAACTACATCACCGGCGTCGGCTTTCCCGACGAGAGCGCCGAGAACTGGCACTACTGGCCGGCTGATGTGCACATCATCGGCAAGGACATCATTCGCTTTCACGCGGTATACTGGCCGGCGTTCCTGATGTCGGCCGGCATTCCCGTGCAGAAGCGTGTCTACGCGCACGGCTTCCTGTTCAACAGGGGCGAGAAGATGTCGAAATCGGTCGGCAATGTCGTCGACCCCTTCAATCTCGCCGATCAATATGGCGTCGACCAGATGCGCTATTTCTTCCTGCGCGAGGTGCCGTTCGGACAGGACGGCAGCTATAACCACGAAGCCATCGTCGCACGCATCAATGCCGATCTCGCCAACGATCTCGGCAATCTGGCGCAGCGCTCGCTGTCGATGATCGCGAAGCAATACGGCGGCGTGCTGCCCGAGCCCGGCGCCTTCAGTGACAACGACCAGGCTATTCTCACCCAGGCCGACGGCATGATCGGCCTGGCCCGAACGGCGATGGGCACGCAGCAGATTCATCACTGGTTAAATGCCGTCTGGGCCGTGGTGGCCGAAGCCAATCGCTATTTCGCGGGTGAAGCGCCTTGGGCGCTGGCGAAAACCGATCCTGCACGCCAGCGCACCGTTTTGTATGTGACCGCCGAGGTAGTCCGTCAAATCGCCATCCTGGCGCAACCGGCGATGCCGGAGGCCTCGGCAAAGCTGCTGGATATTCTCGGCATTCCCGACGGGAATACGTCGCGCGATTTCGCGGCACTTGGCGCTCGGATCACATCCGGCACTGTGTTGCCGGCACCTGCGCCGGTGTTCCCGCGTTACATCGAACCAACGGACGCCTGA